The following coding sequences are from one Paracoccus alcaliphilus window:
- a CDS encoding pyridoxal phosphate-dependent aminotransferase: MDTLRLAPIPANLPATVPFVGPETLQRRLGQPFAARLGANENGFGPSPRAVAAMQAAVLDIWQYGDATSHDLTQALAAHLDLPADHITVGEGVDGLLGNLVRLMIAPGDVVVTSDGAYPTFNYHVTGFGGVLHKVPYRDDAEDPAALTRAAHENGARMVYLANPDNPMGSWIRGTDIAAMLDDLPPGCLLVLDEAYLEFAPAGAISQIAPDDPRVIRMRTFSKAYGLAGARIGYATGHPQLIAAFDRVRNHFGVNRIAQAGALAALQDQDWLARTLAQVAQARTRIAAIATDNGLTALPSATNFVAIDTGRDGPFARALVEALEAEGVFIRMPGTAPLNRCIRVSCAPPPELEVFAAALPKALLRL; this comes from the coding sequence ATGGATACCCTGCGCCTTGCCCCGATCCCCGCCAACCTGCCCGCGACCGTTCCCTTCGTCGGGCCGGAAACCCTGCAACGTCGCCTTGGGCAGCCCTTCGCCGCCCGGCTGGGCGCGAATGAGAACGGCTTCGGCCCCAGCCCGCGCGCGGTGGCCGCGATGCAGGCGGCGGTGCTTGATATCTGGCAATATGGCGATGCGACCAGCCACGATCTGACACAGGCGCTGGCCGCGCATCTGGACCTGCCTGCCGATCATATCACCGTGGGCGAGGGGGTGGACGGCCTTCTGGGCAACCTCGTCCGGCTGATGATCGCGCCCGGCGATGTGGTGGTGACCTCGGATGGCGCCTATCCGACCTTCAACTATCATGTGACGGGCTTCGGCGGGGTGCTGCACAAGGTCCCCTATCGCGACGATGCCGAGGATCCCGCCGCCCTGACCCGGGCCGCACATGAAAACGGCGCGCGCATGGTCTATCTGGCCAATCCCGACAACCCGATGGGCAGCTGGATCAGGGGCACCGACATTGCCGCCATGCTGGACGATCTGCCGCCCGGCTGCCTGCTGGTGCTGGACGAGGCCTATCTGGAATTCGCCCCGGCCGGGGCCATCTCGCAGATCGCCCCCGACGACCCGCGCGTGATCCGCATGCGCACCTTCTCCAAGGCCTACGGGCTGGCGGGCGCGCGGATCGGCTATGCCACCGGCCATCCGCAACTGATCGCGGCCTTCGACCGGGTCCGCAACCATTTCGGCGTCAACCGCATCGCGCAGGCGGGCGCGTTGGCCGCGCTTCAGGATCAGGACTGGCTGGCCCGCACCCTTGCGCAGGTGGCACAGGCCCGCACCCGCATCGCGGCCATCGCCACGGATAACGGCCTCACCGCCCTGCCATCCGCCACCAACTTCGTCGCCATCGACACCGGCCGCGACGGCCCCTTCGCCCGCGCGCTGGTCGAAGCGCTGGAGGCCGAGGGCGTCTTCATCCGCATGCCCGGCACCGCCCCCCTGAACCGCTGCATCCGCGTCAGCTGCGCCCCGCCCCCGGAACTCGAGGTTTTCGCCGCCGCCCTGCCCAAGGCCCTGTTACGCCTCTAA
- the cydX gene encoding cytochrome bd-I oxidase subunit CydX, giving the protein MWYFAWMLGLPLAALFAVVNAMWLELQEDRALFEGRQDRRNDEL; this is encoded by the coding sequence ATGTGGTATTTCGCATGGATGCTGGGCCTGCCGCTGGCGGCGCTGTTTGCCGTGGTCAACGCCATGTGGCTGGAACTGCAAGAGGATCGGGCCCTGTTCGAGGGCCGTCAGGACCGCCGCAACGACGAGCTGTAA